A stretch of DNA from Cryptococcus neoformans var. neoformans JEC21 chromosome 13 sequence:
aacaaaagacatCTCGTCGGTATTCCCGAtgtctcctttttcttcttcacatgGACCTGTTGTGTGTTGCGTGCTTTTATGCTATCTGCTGATAAACTTATTTATTAGCGAATCACGCACTCTAGAATTGAAGTCCGAGTCTCGGCGTTACATAATAAACGGCACATATTGTGCACCAGGCAGCACCGAACCCGGCCAAAGCCGAAGTCCGGCGCCGAGtaaaaggaagagatgctGCTGCGTGCTGAAGCTGCGTGCTGAACACCCCATCACGTTTGATCTCATCTGTCGACTCTTTTCTCATCTCATCTGCAATCGACAACAAGCCATGTTCGGAAAACTCTCCTCTGCTATCTCATCATTCACAAACGGCTCTCTCCCACCTGGCCACCATGCCCCAGAGCGCGAAAAGGCCAACGCTGCCTTGGCCCAAAAACTTGCCGAGGCTGATGTGCCAGTGTCGGAGTCTGACTGCGTCTCGTGCGGCTTGCCATGTCCCGCTGCTGCCGGTATCGAAAGTGGGGCGGGCACGGTAGTGGAAGCATACAGTGGGAAACCCTACGAAGAATATGTCGAGGAAAAGTATGGTGAGATTGAGGGACTGCCTAAAGGGTTCGAGCAAGATTGGGAGACTGATTTGGCGGGGAGTGCAAAgggtgggaagggaagagtgGTGGTGATTTCGACGGGAAAAAGCGATTGGGAGAGGGATCATACAGTGAGTTTGTTTTTTCAATTTGACTCTTGGCCGAGGTTGCTCTTAGGCTTGGAGTTTGGGTTGCAACTACATTGCGGTAGAGTATGCCGACCTTTGGACCTTAGCGCTCGCTCTGGGAAAGGATACACTTGGCTTAAATCGACCGACTTTATGAGTCAATTCAAGCTCGACAATGAATAATGGAGCTTGTCTATGCCCTACAAAGCTAATCATTTGATTTAATAGGACGAGAAAGGCTCTCTCGCCCAATTTCTTAACAAAGTCGTCGAATCCGCGCCTTCCATTAAaggcaacaacaacaaagacTTCCTCCCATacatttcctcctctcttttccctcccccttcccGACCTTTATCTAGCcccatctctgcccctccttccctctACTCCTCCTCGCTTATCTCCCAATCCAACGATCCGACCGATCAATCTGTCTTGGTCTTCCCCGACTGGAAAGTCGTGCACGAGGTGGAGACTTCAAAAGAAGGTGCAAAATGTTTATATGAAAGCGTCCTGAGTGGCGAGCTGGGTAGGgcggggaaagaagggaaaggagaagaaggggtggagaggagaaggagctggGTGATGCCTTATCGTGCTATCGTCTTGCTTTGTCAGTCCCTTTTCTCTGATTCTAAACTCGGCAACTGATATGTTAGGTAGGCTCGCACAAACGCCGAGACAAACGATGCCACATCGCAGCTCCACTCCTCCGATCTGCTCTACACACCTGTCTCACTGCACACGATATCACAATAGACGAAACGGGTTCTTCCCTCGTCAATCTCGATGGTCCCCCTCTCGAAGAGGTCTCTGGTACAGAGGAGGACCGGGAGcgggagatgggaaggcGGATCAAAGGGATTGAAGGGGTGAACGGTGGGGAGGGGGGAGAAGTTGGGATTTTCAATATCAATCATTTAGGGGGACACAAGTATGCTGGTGTGATGctcatccttttcccatcAGGAGCGTATATCTCGTATGGGAGGGTGACGCCGCAGGAGATACcgagggtggtggaagatacgattttgaaggggaagatCGTTCCCGGGTTATTGAGGAATGCGGTGGGTGTGACGAGGACGGGGGAAAAGGCAGATAAGGGGTTCTTGAGTTGGTAGTCGttacatatatatatatatatatatatatacctAATTTAACCCTTACGACTaaaacgatgatgatgatggggtGAATGCTGTATATATAGGTGGTAATGATGATATATTAGACTAGATCACATGGGTACATTGGCGTATGGTCACAGTTTTAATCTGTATACTACATGGCCTGAAAATTTATACAAAGAATAATGACGAGATTTTCTTAGATTATTGATGCTCTAGTCCTCCGCATGCTCATCTATGAAAGCCTCATCAATGGAAGAGGTGCCTTTCTTGAGGTTCTTCCATTCCGCGTCGATGATTCGGACGAAGTCCGTAGCTGTATGTCCATCCTTAAACAGAACGTATTAGCACTCACCCTTGCCTCGATACAGATATCGCCAAAAGACGCAGAGATATAGAAAGAACGAAGGTGgcagaaaggaaaaagagaactCACATCGCACCCCTTCCATACGCCACCGTCCACTACACAAGTCCGCTTCCCTTCCGGAACGAGAGTACTCCCAATCTCGATCGTACAACTTGTCGTCACGCCCGTCTTTTCTGTCTCTCGGATATTCTCAAGCAAAAgctttctcccttctttgcctACATAATacccttccttttcttccgccTGAgtttccttgtccttcttagccttccccatccttttcttcccctccacACATTTTCCGACGCCACTACCCCACCAATCCACCCCCACCGTCTCCGCACACTGCCTCGTAAACCCTACCGTCCCAATATCCTTCGGGAAACTCGAAGGGAAGTTCATGCACTCGACTGCCGCCCAGAATTGCGTCAAGGGAACGTGGTTGTACAAGCACAGTTGATGGGCGTTACCGTAAGCTTCGGTAGGGCCATGCTTCACGTCAACTCCCAGGGGCAAAGAGGGGTCGAGGGTACCTATGTaatggagagaaagagagatcTTGGGGAGTATGGATTCGGTGCGCAGAACTTGGCCGAATACGTTTTCACACAGTCTCTATGGTGGGCATCCTTTCAATCAGTATGTTTCCTTCAGTTTTTATCAACCCTTCCCCTAGGGGAATTAATGTACGTACAGCATCGGGACATTTTGACATAACATACAAAGACACGTTGACCTTGCTGCTATCAGGTTCTTTGCCAAGATCAAGTCCGACGGGCAGCTGAGCAGCGGGCGTAGCTGCGGAAAAGGTtgcgagggcgaggagtGGGATTGCTGGATTGAGCTTCATTGGGGTGCCGTGATACTCTTGGAAGATATATTTAATTCGCGACAAGGTCCAAGCTGATGACAGGTGGAGAGAAGTTAGAAGTCAAAAAAGCAGACCGACTTGCGTGCGTGGAGAAGTCGAACGAACATCGACGCGACGGTAGGGGTACGGTCAGGTGCGACGATGATGTCAGATCACGTGACCTAAATAAGTAACGGCGGAGAAGCGGAATATATAAGTAGCCCAAATAAACAAAAACTTGCGCCAACGACCAGCAAGAAGAGCTGCGCAGTGCGTGCGGTGTGTCCTGCTACGTATATACCTGCTGTCGATCGTTCTATTTGAACTTCCTGCATCTCAGGCATTTTCAACATATCCCATATGGTTTGTACTAAGGAAGATCATAGTATTCAATGAAATACATCGTGTAAGATAAAGCCTGTGGAGATCAACATCTTTCCGACTATCCTTTCATTACCAGCTCCCGAGCCGAAAGACATGTATCAAAGGAGGATCTATCTCTCCCAAGAGAGTACTCTCTTGGAATGGCTGATATGGTAGAGCGCGTGAAATTAATGCTCACTACTTTATACACTCAATCTATATAGCTGGAATTCATTGGTACTTGTTTGTGCGCCTTCGGCCAACTTAGCAAACGCACGTCGAATCACAGGAGCAAGGGCTGGCCCTCAAAATCAacgaaagaaaaggcaaatAGGAAGCCAGAACGACGACCAAAGGTGCTCATAAAAAAAGATCTCATGACCTTCCTCGGCCCCCATGCCGAGAGACCTTGGACAGCGCGCTCAAGACTTCCGAGAAAGTTGGGTACGTTTTCCCTCTCCGCTTGATATTATAAGCTATATACATCAAACTAAAGCCTCATCCATCCTAGCTCGCACCGTCAGGGGGATGGCTCTCCGAAATCACAATTATTATCTCCGACCTGACAGGGATATgggacatcatcatcctgtCTGGCTTCTTTGTAGCTGGATGGATCGTGATACGTACAAGTCCGATGGAGATTTCGATGATCCTTGCTTTGGCGTTCGACCTTGCTATTCCATTGCAGTATCAAAGTGAGACCTAATTATACTTTTTAAAAGTGTTTGGGGAGGTTGCTTATCCCAAATATGTCGGAAGACGACGATTATCTCGAAAAGAAACACGACAAACACCTGGAGAATTACTGGCCGACGTTCGTCATGGGCTGCCTTATCGAAGGCGTCGCTTTCTTCTTACTCCATCCGGACCTGTTCACGTTGATAGTATGTTTAAAGACGAGCGCCTTGACGATCATGTGGATGAGTCGGGATCAGGGCGCATCATCTGTGAGTATGTTGGGGATCGCGAAGATTGAGGGTTGATATATGATGGTAGATCAAAGTGAGATCTAGGTCATCGAAGTCCTCCAACAATGAAACCTCCAAATCAAGGCCAACCTCACAACCGAAGTCCAGATCCTCCAAACCTCCCGATCCTCCTATTCCTGCAAACATGCCCATCTCCACCCATATCTCCAACCCATACAAATACCTCCATCGCGCGGGCTACGCAGATCCCGCGGTCGCGGGTATGATTCTCGCTCTCAACTCTGTCGATAAAGAGGGAGCGAAAAAAAATATGAATGTGtgggtgaaggagaaggataaaAAAGAGGTAGACAGGAGGAATAAGGATTATGcggagagggcgaggaaggcTGGATGGCCTGATAAGTTCGGAAGTCATGGACAGGAAgctgaaggaggagaaggagggaagttGAAGATACCGGAAGATTCTGTAAAGAAGGCGGAAGAAGCGATGAGACTGGAGAAAGTCCCCGCTGATGAACGTAAAAAAGTGCTCTCGCTACTGGAGAATCCGAAATCGGAAAGTGAGATTCAAATGGCTGCAAAGATCTTGGAACGAATGGGTATACCCGTCGAAGGACCCAAGAAGGATAGAACTCAGCAGAGTCGAGGAGGCAACTCAAGCAAACCAGAAAGCAAGGTGAAACACAAATTCGGAGAGTCGGATGGTCAAGGTGGTTATCGTGATATTCAACTAACAAAAGATACTGTGCAAAAACTCGCTAAAGGAATGGTGAGACGAGGTTGGTCAGAAGCGGATGTCAACCAATGGTACACATACCTACAACGACCCTTCTCTCGACGTGAAGTAGAGACCAAAGTCATCCCCTTGGCGAAATCGGTCGATGTCTACCTCGGCGGAGGATATACGGGCGGTGGACCTCATAGGTTTGACACCAAGAAGCTGCAGGCGCTCAAACCGCAGTTGAGGGATAAGTGTGGGGTGGATAGTAATTTTGCGGAGCATATGATTTTGGTTGCAATCAATCAGCCGACGGCGAACAAATCTCAGGGGATGTTTAATAGGTGGTTAACCAATGGTTTGTCCAGAGCTGAGTTTGAAcagttgaggaagacgggTCCGGATTGGGCTTAATGGGTTCTTTTTTGTCATCAACTTCAATGCAAGCATGTGTGGAACACACTTTCTGAAATCTTCTAATGTCGCTTTTTACTTCAATTTAAACTTCTTCCCAATCAAATTAGATCAACCTTCTGATGTTCCAAAGCTTTTCACAAGATAATTATTTGATGGAGCTATTGAGCTGCCCGTAATATTGGCTATCCTCAGATCATTGGCAAGTTCAACTTCTCTCCAGAGAATAGGGTTTCATTCACCGATCTCATTCACTAAAACACGGACTTATATGGCTGGAAGATACCTACTTTCAGATTTCACAACATGTATGCTCCACTTAATACAGATATGCCAGTCTCTACGGTTCATACCCAATCAGACCGACCAAaaccttcatcatctccagcaccttctcctcttcccacgCTTTCCCAACGACCTGTACACCAACAGGCAAACCGTGCATCTTTTCCGCATCATAAGTGGGGTCTTCCTTCCATGGTTTACCGATGTACACTCTCTTTTCTAGCAATTTGGATCCCTTGCTGTCTTCGAGGTAATCGGCACGCAGAGCATCAAGGTGCCGGTCGACACGGGTGACAGGGAGGACACCGACAGTAGAATCGACGACGTTGAAGAGCACGGTGCCGATACTACGGCATAAATAAGTCGTAGACATGTTTGACAGGTCAAATTATGCTTACCACAGGGGAGACAGCCATTCAGTTTCATCGTGCTTCAAAGCGGGTACTGCTTGAACAGGGCATACAATCATGTCAAACTTGTTTTCCTCCCAAGCCTGCAAAAATGCGTCAGTCCGATCAAGCGCtaaaggaaaaggcaagcCCACCAGCTTTCGGAATTTGTTGGCGTAGACATTTCTCTTATGGACGTACTGCCAGTATTCTGTCACGGTTTTAGGTCTCGAGCTCGCTATACGTAGTAGACGGTCAGCCTCATAACCAATGCGAAATCGAAGAACAGAGTTTACCAAAGACTTCTGCATAGAGATGATCTCCTGTAAATTTAGCGATCAACCACGTGAGAATTCGATGGAGCCATCTGGGATACTTGGCACCTAGTGTCGTCTGCGCAGGTTCGTCAAAGCTGATAACATAGTATAATGTCACTTACCAATCGCATAGAAGCTTCCATAGGATCGTCTCCGAGATTGCCCAAGAGAGTCTTGTACCCATCTGAAGAAGTCAATCCGGCGAAGATCTATATCGATAACGTCAGTCCCAGGTTGTAAAGTTTCTGATGGACAGGTTATCGTGTTCACCTTCAGAGCTTCTGATACTGACATGAACCCCCAAAATTAGCAAAGAATCCAAGCAAACAAACGGTTTATGAGCTTACCATCTGGAGGATCGAATTGGATGACTTCATGTCCTGCCTTTTCCAACACCTGGACGGACTCCAACACCGCCCTTACACACGCCGGACTAGCCTTCAATAGCTGTCAAGGCCTCGATGAAACAAAGCGAGGAATACCACCCACCTTGATGGCATGATCGTCCGTGAAATACCCCACTCTCAATTTCTTTGGTAACTCCACCTCCCTCCACGGGATCGGCAACAACTGCTCCCCGTTCAAGCTGACTAAAGACCGTTGAGCGAGGGTGAGCATGGTGCGACTCGCGAAGATTAGATCGTCGACGCTCCTTGCCATTGGTCCTACCGCAGCCTGTAAAGAAGCATCAGCCACGCAATATGTCATATCAACAAATTGATTAAACACCTTGATGCCTTCAAAACCTTTGACACTTGCTCTGCCCCCATCGGAAGGCCATCTTCCTGTGACAGGCTTGAGAGCATAAATACCGCAGTAATGAGCTGGGATTCTCAACGAGCCTCCAACTAGTCCTTGGTTAGATAATAAATCCATCCGAGGACCCCTGATACTTACTATCAGATCCCCAGCCCATTGGCGTACCCTTCAACGCAATAATTGCCCCTTCACCACCGGAACTACCACCGCAAGTCCTATCCACAGCTGTAGGGTTGGTCGCTCTGTCGAATATTGGATTCTTACATTCGAATGAAAGGAGAGTCTGAGGAATATTGGTTTTGCAGAAGGGGATGCCTCCGGCGGCCCGGAAGAGTTTGACAAGCTATGATCAACATGTTAATTGATGAAATACACAAGAAGCGAAATGGAGTGACATACAGCTCCCTCTTGGCTGGCATCTTCAGTAGGTTGGAAGCAATGGCTGGCAACGATGGTTAATCATCAATGTCAGCCCCTGCTGCAGAGTTGTACTCACAGTGAAACACCAATGGAGCTATCTACGCCTTTGATGTTGAATGTGTCTTTACACAGTACATTTTAGCTCTGCTTTGGATACTCATTTGAATATTTACCCTTGAAGCTTGATGGCAATCCCCAGAAATCTCCTTCGGCCTTTCCAGTCTCGAGAAACTCCTTGTCAAGCCGCTTAGCCTCGTCGAGTGCTTCACGAAACAAGACTGTAACAGGGCAGCTATATCAGACCATTTGAATGTCGGTGTTACAGAAGGCTAAACTAGACTTACCTTCCGTCAGACAATTTGTTTTCCTTTGAGCAGCACATGCAGCTCTTATCTATAAGCGGTCTGTTAAGACAAGTTAAATGTGGTACAGCGTGACCTACGAAAGCAATCATCACTCGTTCTGCAGTCCAGCCCTCTTTGCGACTTTTCAGGTTGCCCACAATCTCTTCAGGCCTACTTGAAGTTAGGCAACGTTAATGCATATGCATAATAACTTACCTTGCGCTGATGTATTGTTCGTCCTCCAGATGTTCGCTCTGTAGTCCCAGCAAGCTTTCCATCTCGCTCACTagtctctctctctcctcctgcttCAATCGCGCGACGCGGGCTGTAGTTTTATGTACCATCTTGTATGGTTAGATAGGATCGTATGGTTACAGACGACATGAGCTCTGTACAGTATGTAATATAATATTTCTCAAAATCACATTATGATGTATGTCATTCCATGCGTCCACTCATCTACCATCTTTCGGCGCCGGCGAGCTGCAGTCTCCATTTCGGCTAACAAAACGCCGGCGGGAACGAATGACTCTCGTCTTGCATATTAAATGCAGACAAAAGAAAATTGCACTTTTGAAgcctttcttctcaacTGTAGCATTCCATGATGATGCTAGGCTGTTGGGAGCATGATATGTATGACCGGCCTGCCGTTATTCCCCTTTCCTGACATGTGCAACATCGCCCCTCGAGAAGTACAAAGAACGCGATTGCCCCAAATGATTATGAGATAGGTCTAATGGCATTGATCGGGGGACTCAGCTGACGGAAAAGGTTGCGCGCTGACTTTCGCATAGTATACATGCTTACATTCTTGCCGTCTTTTCTAACATCGTATCTTGTTTTAACATCATCTACGACAGCCACCCAAAATGACtacatcttccttccaaccccGAGGCATATTTTCTAAAACTTGAACTTGGATGATTCGCTCTTA
This window harbors:
- a CDS encoding expressed protein, whose product is MKLNPAIPLLALATFSAATPAAQLPVGLDLGKEPDSSKVNVSLYVMSKCPDARLCENVFGQVLRTESILPKISLSLHYIGTLDPSLPLGVDVKHGPTEAYGNAHQLCLYNHVPLTQFWAAVECMNFPSSFPKDIGTVGFTRQCAETVGVDWWGSGVGKCVEGKKRMGKAKKDKETQAEEKEGYYVGKEGRKLLLENIRETEKTGVTTSCTIEIGSTLVPEGKRTCVVDGGVWKGCDDGHTATDFVRIIDAEWKNLKKGTSSIDEAFIDEHAED
- a CDS encoding expressed protein, translated to MPRDLGQRAQDFRESWLAPSGGWLSEITIIISDLTGIWDIIILSGFFVAGWIVIRTSPMEISMILALAFDLAIPLQYQNDDYLEKKHDKHLENYWPTFVMGCLIEGVAFFLLHPDLFTLIVCLKTSALTIMWMSRDQGASSIKVRSRSSKSSNNETSKSRPTSQPKSRSSKPPDPPIPANMPISTHISNPYKYLHRAGYADPAVAGMILALNSVDKEGAKKNMNVWVKEKDKKEVDRRNKDYAERARKAGWPDKFGSHGQEAEGGEGGKLKIPEDSVKKAEEAMRLEKVPADERKKVLSLLENPKSESEIQMAAKILERMGIPVEGPKKDRTQQSRGGNSSKPESKVKHKFGESDGQGGYRDIQLTKDTVQKLAKGMVRRGWSEADVNQWYTYLQRPFSRREVETKVIPLAKSVDVYLGGGYTGGGPHRFDTKKLQALKPQLRDKCGVDSNFAEHMILVAINQPTANKSQGMFNRWLTNGLSRAEFEQLRKTGPDWA